The sequence CTACGGCGACCTTAACACAGAAATAAACAATACGTTAAGGAAGTTTTGGGAGGTGGAAGCGCCTCCACCGGTAATGTTCCTCTCCGAAGAGGACAAACAATGTGAAGATCACTTTCGGCGGACTCACTCACGTAAATCTGACGGGAAATACGTAGCGCGATTGCCGTTTAAATCAGAGCCTCCCATCGATATCGGGGCTTCGAAAGGAATCGCGGTAGCCTCCTTTTATAGATTGGAGAAACGGCTCGCCAAAGACGCGGAACAAGCTACGGCTTATCACTCTTTTCTGGAGGAATACCTGCGGCTCGGTCACATGCGGGAATTTCTTGAATCAGACCCTCCTTTGGAGCAAAAGGTCTATTTGTCGCATCATCCGGTCATTCGTCAAGACAGTAGTACGACAAAATTGGGAGTGGTTTTTAACGCGTCGATGCCTACGTCGAACGGGTCTACGCTAAACGATCATTTACTGGTTGGTCCGAAATTGCAAGCTGACCTCGCGGTCACGATTTTACGATGGCGCATGTATCAGTTCGTGTTCGCGGCAGATATCGCGAAAATGTTCCGGCAAATCTGGATTGACCATCGTGACATCGCCTACCAGTTGATCGTTTGGCGCGCTAAACCCGAAGATCAGCTTAAAACCTACGAATTACTTACCGTGACATACGGAACGGCCCCAGCGCCCTTTCTCGCGAATCGGGTCATCAAACAACTCGCGCTGGATGAGGGGACTAATTTCCCTCTCGCGGCTCCTATCCTGAATGAGCATCTCTACGTTGATGACGCGCTTTTCGGAGCCGATGATCGAGTGTTGGCTCGTCAAACACGGCAGCAGGTAACGGATGCCCTCAGACGCGGAGGTTTCCATCTAAGAAAGTGGTCAAGCAATTGTCCACAGTTATTAACGGAGATCTCCCACGCTGATCACGAGCTGGCCTCGAGCCGCTTATTTCAAGATGCCGAGGGATTAAAAATGCTAGGAATCCGCTGGCTACCCAAATCGGACGAATTTCGATTTCAATTTAAGTTCGACTCCGCTAGTACGGCGAATCCGACTAAGCGCGTGGTTTTATCGAATATCGCGCGAATCTTTGACCCATTGGGGTGGATTTCTACCGTCGTCATCGTGGCCAAGATCTTCATGCAAAGGTTATGGGTGGCCAAGTTAGACTGGGACGAATCTCTACCTTGCGAATTGACCAACCAATGGCGCGAATATTCCGCGGAGCTCAAAGATTTACCAAAAGTGACCCTTCCGCGCTGGATTAGGATGGGAAATGCTACAATCGCGTACGAAATACACGGGTTTGCAGACGCTTCGCAAGACGCCTATGCGGCGGTAATTTATTTGCGAACAATCTCCATCGCGGACGAGGTTGCGTTACATTTACTTATGGCGAAGACAAAGGTAGCACCGTTGAAACCACTCACAATTCCGCGGTTAGAATTATGCGCGTGCGTCCTAATGACGCGATTGATCGAGCAGGTTCAGGCTACATTAAAACTCGATAACGTACCGGTCTACGATTGGACTGATTCCACCGTTACATTAGCTTGGATACATAGACATCCGAGTCAATTAAAAACGTTTACGGCACACCGCGTCGCGGAAATACAAAGCCGAGCGCCGAATGCTTCTTGGCGACACGTACCAACCGGTTGTAATCCCGCCGATTGTGCGTCCCGCGGGTTGGCGGTGAAACTACTGCTTCACCACCCCCTTTGGTGGCACGGTCCTGCCTGGCTGGCGCAAACTCCTAATGAGTGGCCAGAATTTAGGCCTGTCGTCCCGAGGGAAGCTGAGGCTGAAATCAAAAACCAGATCAATGCATTGCATGTGGAGTCGGAGACTGAGTGGGATCTGCCAACACGCACATCCTCGTGGCAAAAACTCCTCCGAATTACCGCGTACGTCATGCGTTTCATTTTGCGAGTTAAAACGGGGAAACACGACCATCAAGATACGGTCGTCACTACCAACGAACTCGTCGCGTCGCGGAAATTCTGGGTTCAACAAGTTCAAGCGCGTTCATTTCGCAACGAAATAAAGGCCTTGAAAAAGAGCGAGTCTCTTGCTAAATCGAGTCCATTATTTCGACTGAACCCCTTTTTGGACGAAGATGGTACTATTCGTGTTGGCGGGCGGTTGCGCAACTCCGACCTTATGGAACGGTTCCCGATAGTTTTACCGGTGCATAGAGTCACAGAACTCATTATAGCAGATTGCCACGCGAACACGTTACACGGAGGCATTCAACTAACGTTAAGCGTTTTGCGACGAACTTACTGGGTTATTAACGCGCGGCGCCTAGTTAAAAGTCACATATATAAGTGTATTAGATGCGTGCGTTGGCGCGCAGCCACAGTTCGTCAGCAAATGAGTGACTTACCTACAGCTAGGGTCACACCAGTTCGGCCGTTTGCTCATTGCGGAGTGGACTATGCGGGACCATTCTCCGCCCTCGCGCACCGCGGACGCGGGCAAAAGGCGCACAAGGTGTACATCGCATTGTTTATTTGCCTATCCACGCGGGCGATCCATCTGGAGCTGGTGCGCGACTACTCCACCGCGGCGTTTTTAGCGGCATTTAACCGATTCACAGCTCGTCGCGGCCTACCTACAAAGTTATACAGCGATAACGGAACGAATTTCCAAGGCGCAAATAAAGAGTTAAGAGCGGCTTTTAAACTAGTTACTGCCGATTCTCACCTTCGTGCGCTGTTTGCTGCAGACCACATCACGTGGCAGTTCATTCCTCCCTCCTCGCCTCATTTTGGGGGAATCTGGGAAGCGGGCGTCAAGAGCGTCAAGACGCACTTGCGACGCATGTTGTGCGATCGTACGCCTACATGTGAGGAGTTCAATACACTCCTCTGTCAAATCGAGGCCTGTTTAAACTCTCGTCCCTTAGCTTCATTGAAGGACGACCTCGAGTCCTGCGAGGCCCTCACACCCGGGCATTTTCTAGTGGGCGGTGTGTTCAAGGTCCCTCCTGCGCCGTCTGTAATAGACATTACCGAAAACAGATTATCGCGCTGGCAATGGGTGCAACAACTCACCGAAAAATTCTGGAAAGCATGGACTCACGAATATCTGCAATCGTTACAAGCTCGCTCGAAGTGGTGTAGTCGCGCCACTAACCTTAAAATCGGGGACTTGGTACTGCTGAAGAGCTCCACGCTTCCTCCGGGCAAATGGGACCTCGGTCGGGTGACCGAATGTCACCCTGGTAAGGACGGCCTCGTGCGAGTGGTCAGTATCAAGACCGCACGATCGGAATATACCCATCCTGTAGTTAACCTATGCAAACCACCGATTAGCTCATTAGATTTAGTTTAAGGCAATGTATCATATATTCTACCATGTACATTCACAACGTTCTTTACGCGTATATTTATCGCTTACGCACGTATGTTCGATGTAAAAAATTCGGTTCATTACCTACCTTAATAAGAACTACGCAGCCTGGCACGACACGTTAATGGAACGTGCTCATCACTACGCTTCATTCACGGCGTAGAATCGTGACGTCATTCGTCGCGGTCGCACAGCGCCGCGAGGCGGGCGGTATGTTCCGGATTTCGAGCGCCACAATTTAAAACCTTATCCAATTAGTGCTCGACAACACCATCGGCTCGGCGTTGTCGTCGGTCGAAGGGTTTATAAAAACACCGACGCCGCGACAAACGTCCTACTACGTTTTGCGCTCCTCGAACGAAACGACTCCCGTAAATCGCGACGAATTCGCTACGGGCCTCTTTACAAATTAAAGACTGCAAAGTACTCAGTGAACTGGTTTATTGACTAAAGTATTGACAGTGTCGAATTCATTTACCTGCACCCTTTTCCTTACAAAATTAACCGGCGTTCTTGCTTAgagcaaaaattaatactctacgcgcaacacttacgaaagcgaacgtcgcgaacgttcgaccgccgttcgaaaatcaagggtcgttcgaagcaataaacactattgtatcgaaattctaagaactgcctagcgataacggcaaattttgaacaaaggaacgttctcgaaggaacgttcgccagattgagaattgtttaaaattcatagaatgcgaaatgccgaatttatcaaggcgatagttttaatgtgcgatagactgttgtaaaatgcataatttgccacggcattacaaccaccgtaagcgcattgtccgcttttaaacatattaaatcagACTGTCTTTATTGCAAAtcaggaaaatgaataattttgatcatgatatacggatgacggttttcTCTATCAAAAcctgtatatttcaatttcaaatctcattctaCAA comes from Osmia lignaria lignaria isolate PbOS001 chromosome 8, iyOsmLign1, whole genome shotgun sequence and encodes:
- the LOC117611059 gene encoding uncharacterized protein LOC117611059, which codes for MEKFQANSTETLEEDFIVEKYVSYNHPEVSAPVERPQTTAEVSLQNLLEHTAKRILLLQTEVIDSMISKSSDDIIQSEMICSYGLDGSSGQWTYKQQFKTNIEVAASEEDTRANPYFSSDVFGDTEAAFLAALDAMTAALPTDSEPASNSCNTSTASCNRETALSVKLPRVELPKFSGDYTEWENFRDLFQSLVGSNDALPEVQKLHYLKLSLIGEASLLLKNVSTSAANYEAAWKLLTDRYVNECALITAHLKMLFDSPPIGSAVLSDLKSLRDRSRAALTALKNMARPVEYWDDVLVFHFVRKLDKESHREWELRMGEEELFPSLADWEAFLNVRIRTLESLASSRGEGYSACKNKSAPIKTVKAHLNASETKCVACGADHALFRCDVFRGQSVEQRLSLAREHHRCFNCLQKGHLPAACPSKRAYSICKGKHHTLLHSERKGSKTSSVSKGRESTSHADLESGQHSAQPTYVADNNMEDTTMSTSGRKQRSFVRMLRANRQHVQASVSGIGAGTSATVRASANVTIEPCHGKGPVIPVRALILKRLTNYRSNLIDASSKWIHLRGLEWADPLTNNKAPVDLIIGADNYGAILLDSLQKGLPSEPVAQKTIFGWVLTGPARSTESHAMQLHVHYGDLNTEINNTLRKFWEVEAPPPVMFLSEEDKQCEDHFRRTHSRKSDGKYVARLPFKSEPPIDIGASKGIAVASFYRLEKRLAKDAEQATAYHSFLEEYLRLGHMREFLESDPPLEQKVYLSHHPVIRQDSSTTKLGVVFNASMPTSNGSTLNDHLLVGPKLQADLAVTILRWRMYQFVFAADIAKMFRQIWIDHRDIAYQLIVWRAKPEDQLKTYELLTVTYGTAPAPFLANRVIKQLALDEGTNFPLAAPILNEHLYVDDALFGADDRVLARQTRQQVTDALRRGGFHLRKWSSNCPQLLTEISHADHELASSRLFQDAEGLKMLGIRWLPKSDEFRFQFKFDSASTANPTKRVVLSNIARIFDPLGWISTVVIVAKIFMQRLWVAKLDWDESLPCELTNQWREYSAELKDLPKVTLPRWIRMGNATIAYEIHGFADASQDAYAAVIYLRTISIADEVALHLLMAKTKVAPLKPLTIPRLELCACVLMTRLIEQVQATLKLDNVPVYDWTDSTVTLAWIHRHPSQLKTFTAHRVAEIQSRAPNASWRHVPTGCNPADCASRGLAVKLLLHHPLWWHGPAWLAQTPNEWPEFRPVVPREAEAEIKNQINALHVESETEWDLPTRTSSWQKLLRITAYVMRFILRVKTGKHDHQDTVVTTNELVASRKFWVQQVQARSFRNEIKALKKSESLAKSSPLFRLNPFLDEDGTIRVGGRLRNSDLMERFPIVLPVHRVTELIIADCHANTLHGGIQLTLSVLRRTYWVINARRLVKSHIYKCIRCVRWRAATVRQQMSDLPTARVTPVRPFAHCGVDYAGPFSALAHRGRGQKAHKVYIALFICLSTRAIHLELVRDYSTAAFLAAFNRFTARRGLPTKLYSDNGTNFQGANKELRAAFKLVTADSHLRALFAADHITWQFIPPSSPHFGGIWEAGVKSVKTHLRRMLCDRTPTCEEFNTLLCQIEACLNSRPLASLKDDLESCEALTPGHFLVGGVFKVPPAPSVIDITENRLSRWQWVQQLTEKFWKAWTHEYLQSLQARSKWCSRATNLKIGDLVLLKSSTLPPGKWDLGRVTECHPGKDGLVRVVSIKTARSEYTHPVVNLCKPPISSLDLV